The following proteins are co-located in the Chlamydiales bacterium genome:
- the tilS gene encoding tRNA lysidine(34) synthetase TilS, with translation MQKKIYNFLDIHLDYSRPLLLALSGGPDSLALFHLLIEYREKKPFELHVAHVDHGWRLQSKVQALHLKEYVEAKKVPFYLKTLDPCILSGNLEDACRKERFLFFEELHVKHMFQAVVLGHHADDQAETVLKRLLENASLMHLCAMQENSSFNSMQLWRPFLSVRKKEIQSFLDELHITAIMDETNLDPKFLRGRMRTLIFPTLELQFGKQIASSLVRLGQEAKTLCDYLDVKTNELWDKRVVSSFGMYLDLNLVKLRLEQSHLIRRIAKSLNVMLTHHVLEAILDLLERHVANKRVETKECTWFIDRGYLFVVHRGFLEIMMDSKQSSVELEDGVYLGNWKVIVKRVSNKELEKASWQFVWQGSVDVVLPLGKYTLAFPNVNEIYLENKTSLDVWWNKHKVPAFLRSCVPVVKQGSKICREFLSGASNDQDCEEYLHISLIQINESDILSKI, from the coding sequence ATGCAGAAGAAAATATATAATTTTTTAGATATTCATTTAGATTATTCTCGCCCCTTGTTGCTTGCTTTGTCGGGAGGTCCAGATTCCCTTGCACTCTTTCATTTGTTGATAGAATATAGAGAGAAAAAGCCTTTTGAACTACATGTTGCACATGTTGATCATGGTTGGCGCTTGCAAAGTAAAGTGCAGGCCTTGCATTTAAAAGAGTATGTAGAGGCAAAAAAGGTGCCTTTTTATCTAAAGACTCTTGATCCTTGCATACTTTCTGGAAATTTAGAAGATGCTTGTAGAAAAGAGCGCTTTCTATTTTTTGAAGAGTTACATGTAAAGCATATGTTTCAAGCAGTAGTTTTAGGCCACCATGCTGATGATCAAGCTGAAACGGTTTTAAAGAGGCTTTTAGAAAATGCAAGCTTGATGCATCTATGTGCAATGCAAGAGAATTCTTCATTTAATTCTATGCAGCTCTGGCGCCCTTTTTTAAGTGTGCGAAAAAAAGAAATTCAGAGTTTTTTAGATGAACTGCATATCACTGCAATTATGGATGAGACAAATTTAGATCCTAAGTTTTTAAGAGGGCGTATGAGAACTTTAATCTTTCCTACGCTTGAATTGCAGTTTGGTAAACAAATTGCAAGTTCTCTTGTTCGCTTGGGACAAGAAGCAAAAACTTTGTGTGACTATTTAGATGTAAAAACAAATGAGTTGTGGGACAAGAGGGTTGTAAGTTCTTTTGGTATGTATCTGGATCTTAATTTGGTAAAGTTGCGCCTAGAACAAAGTCATCTTATTAGAAGGATTGCTAAAAGCCTAAATGTAATGCTCACACACCATGTTTTAGAAGCCATCTTAGATTTATTAGAACGGCATGTTGCTAATAAGAGAGTGGAAACAAAGGAGTGCACTTGGTTTATAGATAGAGGATACCTGTTTGTTGTGCATAGAGGTTTTTTAGAAATTATGATGGATAGCAAGCAGAGCTCAGTAGAGCTGGAAGATGGAGTCTATCTTGGAAATTGGAAAGTTATCGTTAAAAGGGTATCTAACAAAGAATTAGAAAAGGCTAGCTGGCAATTTGTATGGCAAGGAAGTGTGGATGTAGTGCTTCCTCTAGGAAAATATACTCTTGCTTTTCCAAATGTTAATGAGATTTATCTTGAAAATAAGACCTCTCTTGATGTTTGGTGGAATAAACATAAGGTTCCCGCTTTTTTACGTTCTTGTGTGCCCGTTGTTAAACAAGGAAGCAAAATTTGTAGGGAATTTTTGAGTGGAGCCTCAAATGATCAAGATTGCGAAGAATACTTGCATATTTCTTTAATCCAAATCAATGAATCTGATATCCTCTCAAAAATATAA